One genomic segment of Helianthus annuus cultivar XRQ/B chromosome 14, HanXRQr2.0-SUNRISE, whole genome shotgun sequence includes these proteins:
- the LOC110906694 gene encoding uncharacterized protein LOC110906694, translated as MAIDTLTGANYASWKDSLDLTLTLMEFDCALTENAPPALTDKSTKAEKLLHQKRERANRLGAIPDAATAKEYLTNVEAQFQGTSKAQANTLILKLVTTKYYGISGIREHILKMNNMAQKLKGLSMEISDGFLVHYIMTSLPASYETFKVNYNLQKDQWKMNELIAMCVQE; from the exons ATGGCTATTGATACTTTGACTGGTGCGAACTATGCTTCGTGGAAGGATTCTCTTGACCTTACTCTCACACTCATGGAGTTTGACTGTGCACTAACTGAAAACGCTCCTCCTGCTCTTACTGATAAGAGTACTAAAGCTGAAAAACTACTCCATCAAAAGCGGGAGAGAGCTAATCGCTT GGGAGCCATTCCTGACGCTGCTACAGCTAAGGAATATTTGACTAATGTGGAGGCTCAATTCCaagggacgtctaaggcgcaAGCCAACACCCTCATTCTGAAATTGGTGACTACAAAGTATTATGGGATCAGCGGTATTCGTGAGCACATCCTGAAAATGAATAACATGGCCCAAAAGCTCAAGGGATTAAGCATGGAGATTAGTGATGGCTTTCTGGTGCATTATATCATGACGTCTCTGCCCGCATCTTATGAAACATTCAAAGTCAACTATAACCTTCAGAAGGACCAATGGAAGATGAACGAGTTGATTGCTATGTGCGTGCAAGAATAA